One Setaria viridis chromosome 7, Setaria_viridis_v4.0, whole genome shotgun sequence genomic region harbors:
- the LOC117865427 gene encoding cytochrome c oxidase subunit 6b-2, protein MAEIELKTAPTDFRFPTTNQTRHCFTRYIEYHRCVNAKGDGTAECEKFAKYYRSLCPGEWVEKWNEQRESGTFAGPL, encoded by the exons GCTGAAGACCGCACCTACTGACTTCCGCTTTCCtaccacgaaccaaaccaggcatTGTTTTACGCGCTATATTGAGTACCATAG ATGTGTGAATGCCAAAGGGGATGGAACTGCTGAATGTGAGAAATTCGCCAAGTACTACCGCTCTCTTTGCCCAGGAGAATGG GTGGAGAAGTGGAACGAGCAGAGGGAGAGCGGAACTTTTGCAGGGCCCCTCTAA
- the LOC117863053 gene encoding aldehyde oxidase GLOX, with protein MELGFRYLVLALLLALGSNIAPASAAGGSWQLLQDSVGVSAMHMQLLHNDRVILFDRTNVGPSNLTFPAGHPCRSNPQDRWFHNSTDCTAHSVEYDVASNTFRALSIVTDTWCSSGYVAPDGTLVQTGGWEDGNRKVRLMPACTGPDTAGACDWSEKLADPDVLAGARWYATNQKLPDGGAIIVGGRDQPNYEFYPKAGPSATTLLPLPFLSETDEDSKYLYPFVHLNVDGNLFVFSNNRAILFDYKSGSVVRRYPTLGDGAPRNNPNAGSSVLLPLKPDATEAEVLICGGAPASSNDAVERGQFPPALRTCGRIKITDPDPAAAWVMEDMPSPRVMGDMILLPNGEVLIINGATDGIAGWGKANTFNPTPVIYRPDLPVGSRFEVQRPAGAPRPRMYHSSAVLLRDGRVLLGGSNPHEGYVFRNVKYPTELSLEAFSPDYLDASNDERRPNIVDPSLTGAPVNVNSRDQLMLPFRVPVLDPVVSVTMVAPSFTTHTYAQNQRLLFLQAQVNKAQLPGVGGAILPTDAYVATVTMPTNVLAPPGYYMLFVVNGRIPSQGIWVRIQ; from the coding sequence ATGGAGCTCGGCTTCCGCTACCTCGTCCTCGCCCTACTCCTCGCCTTGGGCAGCAACATTgcgccggcgagcgccgccggcgggagcTGGCAGCTCCTGCAGGACAGCGTCGGCGTGTCGGCGATGCACATGCAGCTGCTGCACAACGACCGCGTGATCCTCTTCGACCGCACCAACGTCGGCCCGTCCAACCTCACCTTCCCCGCTGGTCACCCCTGCCGCAGCAACCCCCAGGACCGGTGGTTCCACAACAGCACGGACTGCACCGCGCACTCCGTCGAGTACGACGTCGCGTCGAACACCTTCCGCGCGCTCTCCATCGTCACCGACACCTGGTGCTCGTCGGGCTACGTCGCGCCGGACGGTACCCTCGTCCAGACCGGCGGGTGGGAGGACGGCAACCGCAAGGTGCGCCTCATGCCGGCGTGCACCGGGCCTGACACCGCGGGTGCCTGCGACTGGTCCGAGAAGCTGGCGGACCCGGACGTGCTCGCCGGGGCCCGGTGGTACGCCACCAACCAGAAGctccccgacggcggcgccatcaTCGTTGGGGGCCGGGACCAGCCCAACTACGAGTTCTACCCAAAGGCAGGCCCTTCCGCTACCACCTTACTGCCGCTGCCGTTTTTGTCTGAAACTGACGAGGACAGCAAGTACCTGTACCCTTTCGTGCACCTCAACGTGGACGGCAACCTTTTCGTCTTCTCCAACAACCGTGCCATCCTATTCGACTACAAAAGCGGCAGCGTCGTCCGAAGGTACCCCacgctcggcgacggcgcgccgAGGAACAACCCCAACGCGGGCTCCTCGGTGCTGCTCCCCCTGAAGCCCGACGCCACCGAGGCCGAGGTGCTCATCTGCGgcggggcgccggcgagctccaaCGACGCCGTGGAGAGGGGGCAGTTCCCCCCGGCGCTGAGGACATGCGGCCGGATCAAGATAACCGACCCTGACCCCGCGGCGGCATGGGTCATGGAGGACATGCCGTCGCCGCGGGTGATGGGGGACATGATCCTGCTGCCCAACGGCGAGGTGCTCATCATCAACGGTGCCACGGACGGGATCGCCGGGTGGGGGAAAGCCAACACTTTCAACCCCACGCCCGTCATCTACCGCCCGGACCTTCCCGTCGGGAGCCGGTTCGAGGTGCAGAGGCCGGCGGGCGCCCCGCGGCCGCGGATGTACCACTCCTCGGCCGTGCTCCTCCGCGACGGCCGCGTGCTGCTGGGCGGCAGCAATCCGCACGAGGGATACGTTTTCCGTAACGTCAAGTACCCCACCGAGCTCAGCCTCGAGGCCTTCTCGCCGGACTACCTCGACGCCTCCAACGACGAGCGCCGCCCCAACATCGTCGACCCGTCGCTGACAGGCGCGCCGGTGAACGTCAACTCACGGGATCAGCTGATGCTACCGTTCAGGGTCCCTGTCCTCGACCCCGTGGTGTCGGTCACCATGGTCGCGCCGTCGTTCACGACGCACACGTACGCCCAGAACCAGAGGCTGCTGTTCTTGCAGGCCCAGGTGAACAAGGCACAGCTCCCGGGGGTCGGCGGTGCGATACTCCCGACCGACGCCTATGTGGCGACCGTGACGATGCCGACCAATGTCTTGGCGCCGCCGGGCTACTACATGCTGTTCGTCGTGAATGGCCGCATTCCCAGCCAGGGTATCTGGGTCCGCATTCAGTGA
- the LOC117864108 gene encoding ribonucleoside-diphosphate reductase small chain, which translates to MPSAPALVPACDAEEPLLAESSDRFSMFPIRYPQIWEFYKKAVASFWTAEEVDLSADARHWDALSPDERHFISHVLAFFAASDGIVLENLSSRFMSDVQVAEARAFYGFQIAIENIHSEMYSLLLETYIRDGAEKDHLFRAIDTVPAVRRKADWAMRWIDGGERFAERLVAFACVEGIFFSGSFCAIFWLKKRGLMPGLTFSNELISRDEGLHCDFACLLYDLLRSKLDEGRVREIVADAVDIEREFVCDALPVALVGMNGGLMSQYIEFVADRLLMALGHQKMYNVANPFDWMELISLQGKTNFFEKRVGEYQKASVMSSLNGGGAANHVFSVDEDF; encoded by the coding sequence ATGCCATCCGCGCCGGCGCTCGTGCCCGCGTGCGACGCGGAGGAGCCCCTGCTGGCGGAGTCGTCGGACCGCTTCTCCATGTTCCCGATCCGGTACCCGCAGATCTGGGAGTTCTACAAGAAGGCGGTGGCGTCCTTCTGGACTGCCGAGGAGGTGGACCTCTCCGCCGACGCGCGCCACTGGGACGCGCTCTCCCCCGACGAGCGCCACTTCATCTCCCACGTGCTCGCCTTCTTCGCCGCCTCCGACGGCATCGTGCTCGAGAACCTCTCCTCCCGCTTCATGTCCGACGTCCAGGTCGCCGAGGCGCGCGCCTTCTACGGCTTCCAGATCGCCATTGAGAACATCCACTCGGAGATGTACTCGCTGCTTCTCGAGACCTACATCCGCGACGGCGCCGAGAAGGACCACCTCTTCCGCGCCATCGACACCGTCCCCGCCGTGCGCCGCAAGGCCGACTGGGCCATGCGCTGGATCGACGGCGGGGAGCGCTTCGCCGAGCGCCTCGTCGCCTTCGCCTGCGTTGAGGGCATCTTCTTCTCGGGCTCCTTCTGCGCCATCTTCTGGCTCAAGAAGCGCGGCCTCATGCCGGGCCTCACCTTCTCCAACGAGCTCATCTCCCGCGACGAGGGCCTCCACTGCGACTTCGCCTGCCTCCTCTACGACCTCCTCCGCAGCAAGCTCGACGAGGGCCGCGTCCGCGAGatcgtcgccgacgccgtcgacaTCGAGCGCGAGTTCGTCTGCGACGCGCTCCCCGTCGCGCTCGTCGGAATGAACGGCGGGCTCATGAGCCAGTACATCGAGTTCGTCGCCGACCGCCTGCTCATGGCGCTGGGGCACCAGAAGATGTACAACGTCGCCAACCCATTCGACTGGATGGAGCTCATCTCGCTGCAGGGCAAGACCAACTTCTTCGAGAAGCGCGTCGGGGAGTACCAGAAGGCGTCCGTGATGTCCAGcctcaacggcggcggcgccgcgaaCCACGTCTTCAGCGTCGACGAGGACTTCTGA
- the LOC117865803 gene encoding zinc finger protein CONSTANS-LIKE 3: MEGDEKSAVGAPAYWGLGARPCDACGGEAARLYCRADAAFLCAGCDARAHGAGSRHARVWLCEVCEHAPAVVTCRADAAALCASCDADIHSANPLARRHERLPVAPFFGALADAPKPFASSAAAMPKVADDDGSNEAEAASWLLPEPDLGPKEESATTEVFFADSDPYLDLDFARSMDDIKAIGVQNGPAELDLTGAKLFYSDHSMNHSVSSSEAAVVPDAAAGAAPVVPVVSRGLEREARLMRYREKRKSRRFEKTIRYASRKAYAETRPRIKGRFAKRTAGAGADGEEPLEEHEEEMYSSAAAAVAALMAPGGADGDYGVVPTY; encoded by the exons ATGGAGGGCGACGAGAAGTCGGCGGTCGGGGCCCCTGCCTACTGGGGCCTGGGCGCGCGGCCCTGCGACGcgtgcggcggcgaggcggcgcggctcTACTGCCGCGCGGACGCGGCGTTCCTCTGCGCCGGGTgcgacgcgcgcgcgcacggcgcCGGGTCGCGCCACGCGCGGGTCTGGCTCTGCGAGGTCTGCGAGCACGCGCCGGCCGTGGTCACGtgccgcgccgacgccgccgcgctctgcgCCTCCTGCGACGCCGACATCCACTCGGCCAACCcgctcgcgcgccgccacgAGCGCCTCCCCGTGGCGCCCTTCTTCGGCGCGCTCGCCGACGCGCCCAAGCCCTTCGCCTCGTCCGCGGCAGCCATGCCCAAggtggccgacgacgacgggagCAACGAGGCCGAGGCGGCGTCGTGGCTCCTCCCGGAGCCCGACCTCGGCCCCAAGGAAGAAAGCGCCACGACGGAGGTGTTCTTCGCGGACTCCGATCCGTACCTCGACCTCGACTTCGCGCGCTCCATGGACGACATCAAGGCCATCGGCGTCCAGAACGGCCCGGCCGAGCTCGACCTCACCGGCGCCAAGCTCTTCTACTCCGACCACTCGATGAACCACAGC GTGTCATCGTCGGAGGCAGCGGTGGtgcccgacgcggcggcgggagcggcgcccGTAGTGCCGGTGGTGAGCAGGGGCCtggagcgggaggcgcggctgaTGCGATACCGGGAGAAGCGCAAGAGCCGGCGGTTCGAGAAGACGATCCGGTACGCGTCCCGCAAGGCGTACGCGGAGACGCGGCCGCGCATCAAGGGCCGGTTCGCCAAGCGCACGGCCGGGGCCGGAGCGGACGGGGAGGAGCCGctggaggagcacgaggaggagatgtactcctccgccgcggccgccgtggccgcgctcATGGCCCCCGGGGGCGCCGACGGCGACTACGGCGTCGTGCCCACGTATTGA
- the LOC117865094 gene encoding la protein 1: MAAAAAAAPLDEAKARNVLRQVEFYFSDSNLPRDGFLRRTVEESEDGLVSLALICSFSRMRSHLGLEGEVKPETVPEETVLAVAEVLRRSSSLRVSEDGKKIGRAKELLKPDEVIEQVDSRTIAASPLPYNVKLEDVESFFAQCGKVNSVRLPRHVSDKRHFCGTALVEFSEEDEAKGVFEKTLVFAGVDLEIRPKKEFDAERDAKKEAYEKANLNKNNGESYPKGLILAFKLKKIPADIGTDQNGVEKVDDAEGAKKDGSSNTTDKSSTGHEEKAPEGKGDASEEQLDGVEMPAAGETAQSVDKDDKSPSDNDEETISREDIKEEFTKFGIVRYVDFSKGDDSGFIRFEDSTAAEKARAFAAIADEGGLIMKAHIVTLEPVSGQGEKDYWSAIRGGQDKYKDSRSNRGRDWKNNRGGRHFGGGKRGRHFDSRDRASNKAQKV, from the exons atggccgccgccgccgccgccgccccgcttgACGAAGCCAAGGCCAGGAACGTTCTCCGCCAG GTGGAGTTCTATTTCAGCGACAGCAACCTCCCCCGCGACGGATTCCTGCGGAGGACCGTAGAGGAAAGCGAGGATGGCT TGGTGAGCTTGGCTCTCATCTGCTCCTTCTCGCGGATGAGGTCGCACCTAGGGCTCGAAGGGGAGGTGAAGCCGGAGACTGTGCCGGAGGAGACGGTGCTCGCGGTTGCCGAGGTGCTGCGCCGTTCCTCGTCCCTCCGTGTCTCTGAGGACG GCAAAAAAATTGGTAGAGCTAAAGAGTTGCTGAAGCCAGATGAGGTTATAGAGCAAGTGGACTCTAGGACAATTGCCGCATCACCTCTTCCTTACAATGTAAAGCTGGAAGATGTTGAATCGTTTTTTGCTCAGTGCGGCAAG GTAAATAGTGTGAGGCTACCTCGACATGTTTCTGACAAAAGACACTTCTGTGGAACTGCTTTAGttgaattttcagaagaagatgaagccaAAGGTGTTTTTGAGAAAACACTTGTTTTTGCAGGGGTAGATCTGGAAATAAGACCAAA GAAAGAATTTGATGCTGAAAGAGACGCGAAGAAAGAAGCATATGAAAAGGCAAATCTTAACAAGAATAATGGTGAAAG CTATCCAAAAGGTCTGATTCTGGCCTTCAAGCTGAAGAAAATTCCAGCTGATATTGGTACAGATCAAAATGGTGTGGAAAAAGTAGATGACGCCGAAGGTGCCAAGAAGGACGGATCTTCCAATACTACAGATAAATCAAGTACAGGGCATGAAGAGAAGGCCCCTGAAGGTAAAGGCGATGCGAGTGAAGAACAGTTGGATGGTGTTGAGATGCCGGCTGCTGGGGAAACTGCACAATCTGTTGACAAGGATGATAAAAGCCCTTCTGACAATGATGAAGAGACAATCTCAAGGGAGGACATAAAGGAAGAATTCACAAAATTTGGTATAGTGcgg TATGTGGATTTCAGTAAAGGGGATGATTCTGGATTTATTCGGTTTGAAGATTCCACAGCAGCTGAAAAGGCCCGTGCATTTGCAGCCATTGCAGATGAAGGTGGTTTGATTATGAAGGCCCACATTGTTACTTTGGAACCTGTGTCTG GTCAAGGTGAGAAGGATTACTGGAGTGCAATTCGAGGTGGTCAAGATAAATATAAAGACAGCCGAAGCAACAGGGGACG GGACTGGAAGAATAACAGAGGTGGAAGGCACTTTGGTGGTGGGAAGCGGGGGCGCCACTTTGACTCCCGTGATAGGGCCTCCAATAAAGCTCAGAAAGTTTAG
- the LOC117863191 gene encoding VAN3-binding protein: MEPDRGLVAYEEPPPESTDLLSSAWCSSAIQVLQTGPKECSMALVEHPVMSLDRKDLLSKSNRSLVVDNSSFSTAQWKYDDLKSWIWLQKAIHPELDYDLCLKKKWLPRKMAPWNGISLKKWVKERKQKRKEEARLQRAEVHAAVSVAGVAAALAAIAAENAAPPGAAGMRETAVASAAALVAAQCAKVAEAAGATRDQVAAAVDAARASTDASNVITLTAAAATSLRGAATLRGRRCGSGGGGHGPNERGDHHTGPALSQDDLDFDFNHARSRAALAKGDELFVAMPDGKWKLHTVSAAPNKRGEIVLRIKKTNLVMAFSHAKESVIRDVRPCAPEKPSPDEGATYPVEVSTSKGKVELRADDYGVYKRWVATLSHMLVMSTAVVSARHEPPRRD, from the exons ATGGAGCCGGACAGAGGCCTAGTTGCCTACGAGGAGCCGCCTCCAGAGTCGACGGACCTGCTCTCGAGCGCGTGGTGCAGCTCGGCTATCCAAGTTCTTCAGACAGGACCCAAGGAGTGCTCGATGGCGTTGGTGGAGCATCCGGTCATGTCGCTTGACCGGAAAGACCTGTTGTCA AAAAGTAATCGTAGCTTGGTGGTTGACAACAGCAGTTTCAGCACGGCCCAATGGAAATATGACGATCTGAAG TCATGGATATGGCTGCAGAAGGCAATTCATCCCGAACTGGATTATGATCTCTGCCTCAAGAAGAAATGG CTCCCGCGCAAGATGGCGCCATGGAACGGCATCTCGCTCAAGAAGTGGGTCAAGGAGCGGAAGCAGAAGCGGAAGGAGGAGGCGCGCCTGCAGCGGGCGGAGGTCCACGCCGCGGTGTCCGTGGCCGGCGtcgcggccgcgctcgccgccatcgccgccgagaacgccgcgccgccgggcgcggcggggatgcgggagacggcggtggcgtCCGCGGCCGCGCTCGTGGCGGCGCAGTGCGCGAAGGTGGCCGAGGCCGCGGGCGCCACGAGGGACCAGGTCGCGGCGGCCGTCGACGCCGCCAGGGCCTCCACGGACGCCAGCAACGTCATCACGctcaccgcggccgccgccacgt CGCTGCGCGGCGCCGCGACGCTGAGAGGACGGcgctgcggcagcggcggcggcgggcacggcccgAACGAGAGAGGGGACCACCACACCGGCCCGGCGCTGTCGCAGGACGACCTCGACTTCGACTTCAACCACGCGAGGTCCCGGGCGGCGCTCGCTAAGGGCGACGAGTTGTTCGTCGCGATGCCGGACG GGAAATGGAAGCTCCACACGGTGTCCGCGGCGCCGAACAAGCGCGGCGAGATCGTGCTGCGGATCAAGAAGACGAACCTGGTCATGGCCTTCTCCCACGCGAAAGAAA GCGTGATCCGCGACGTGCGCCCGTGCGCCCCGGAGAAGCCGAGCCCGGACGAGGGCGCGACGTACCCGGTGGAGGTGTCGACGAGCAAGGGCAAGGTGGAGCTCCGCGCCGACGACTACGGCGTGTACAAGCGGTGGGTCGCCACGCTGAGCCACATGCTCGTCATGTCCACCGCCGTGGTCTCCGCCAGGCACGAGCCGCCGCGCCGGGACTGA
- the LOC117863165 gene encoding aldehyde oxidase GLOX: protein MRLAFPHLALLLLLAYGGIAPASAAGSWKFLQNVGVSGMHMQLLHNDRLILFDRTNTGPSKLTFPPGHPCRLNTDDQWFHNNMDCTAHSVEYSVTSNTFRGLSIFTDTWCSSGHVRTDGTLVQNGGWKDGTRKIRLMPACNGSNDASCDWTEQPAPVELAEDRWYATNQKLPDGRAIIVGGLGQSTYEFYPRTGVPTSDDFSLFLRQTNSLYPFVHLNVDGNLFIFASNRAILFDYKSGRIVRNYATLGDGGDLRNNPNAGSSVLLPLKPNPTEAEVLICGGTRNTAAAAVGRGQFPEALRTCGRLRITDPNPSWVVEEMPSPRVMGDMILLPNGEVAIINGATDGIGGWESANTSNPTPVIYRPDLPVGKRFEVQAPAGTPRPRMYHASAVLDRNGRVIVGGSNPHQFYEFNKKFPTELSLEAFSPYYLDAANDGLRPNIFDPSPKDGPVHVAYGGQLKLKVFARVGVPGSVTMVAPSFTTHSFAQNQRQLFLQVQVKPVQAFQMNGGAATLFPGVYEATVVMPATPVLAPPGYYMLFVVNGRIPSQGIWVHIH from the coding sequence ATGAGGCTTGCATTCCCCCACCTCGCCCTTCTCCTACTCCTGGCCTATGGCGGCATTgcgccggcgagcgccgccgggaGCTGGAAGTTCCTCCAGAACGTCGGCGTGTCGGGGATGCACATGCAGCTCCTTCACAACGACCGCCTGATCCTCTTCGACCGCACCAACACCGGCCCGTCAAAGCTCACCTTCCCCCCCGGGCACCCCTGCCGGCTTAACACCGACGACCAGTGGTTCCACAACAACATGGACTGCACCGCGCACTCCGTCGAGTACAGCGTCACCTCCAACACCTTCCGCGGGCTCTCCATCTTCACCGACACCTGGTGCTCGTCGGGCCACGTCCGGACCGACGGCACCCTCGTCCAGAACGGCGGGTGGAAGGACGGCACCCGCAAGATCCGCCTCATGCCCGCGTGCAACGGGAGCAACGACGCGAGCTGCGACTGGACCGAGCAGCCGGCCCCCGTCGAGCTCGCCGAGGATCGGTGGTACGCCACCAACCAGAAACTCCCCGACGGCCGCGCCATCATCGTCGGCGGGCTGGGACAGTCCACCTACGAGTTCTACCCCAGGACAGGTGTTCCCACTAGTGACGACTTCTCGTTATTCTTGCGCCAGACCAACAGCCTGTACCCGTTCGTGCACCTCAACGTAGACGGCAACCTCTTCATCTTCGCTAGCAACCGCGCCATCCTGTTCGACTACAAGAGCGGCCGAATCGTCCGGAACTACGCCacgctcggcgacggcggcgacctgAGGAACAACCCGAACGCCGGCTCGTCGGTGCTGCTCCCGCTGAAGCCCAACCCGACGGAGGCCGAGGTGCTCATCTGCGGTGGCACGCggaacaccgccgccgccgccgtggggagGGGGCAGTTCCCCGAGGCGCTGAGGACGTGCGGGCGGCTCAGGATCACCGACCCAAACCCGTCGTGGGTCGTCGAGGAGATGCCGTCGCCCCGGGTGATGGGGGACATGATCCTGCTCCCCAACGGCGAGGTGGCCATCATCAACGGCGCCACGGATGGGATCGGCGGATGGGAGTCCGCCAACACCTCCAACCCCACACCCGTCATCTACCGCCCGGACCTTCCCGTCGGGAAGCGGTTCGAGGTGCAGGCACCAGCGGGCACCCCGCGGCCGCGGATGTACCACGCCTCGGCGGTGCTCGACCGCAACGGCCGTGTGATCGTCGGCGGCAGCAACCCGCACCAGTTCTACGAGTTCAACAAGAAGTTTCCCACCGAGCTCAGCCTGGAGGCGTTCTCGCCATACTACCTCGACGCCGCCAACGACGGTCTCCGTCCAAACATCTTCGACCCGTCACCCAAGGACGGGCCGGTTCACGTGGCGTACGGGGGCCAGCTGAAGCTGAAGGTCTTTGCACGCGTCGGCGTTCCCGGGTCGGTCACCATGGTGGCGCCGTCGTTCACGACACATTCGTTCGCCCAGAACCAGAGGCAGCTGTTTCTCCAGGTCCAGGTGAAGCCTGTGCAGGCATTCCAGATGAACGGCGGGGCAGCGACGCTGTTTCCCGGCGTCTACGAGGCCACCGTGGTCATGCCGGCGACGCCGGTCTTGGCGCCGCCGGGCTACTACATGCTGTTCGTCGTGAATGGGCGCATTCCCAGCCAGGGGATCTGGGTCCACATACATTGA
- the LOC117865763 gene encoding uncharacterized protein produces MPPGAAPTLFGLTPPHHLCSGLQFLPPTASAAASPFRCRPVSFAPPFTRPRPRAAAAAIHASAPASDSSFPSSPTPPARPPGPPEPPSTVAHAGRSKKKKNPQGGGGGGRIEGSGDMRREAKAKARVRSRRMGENAFYRRKRRAAAAAASGQADTFTDAELEMIGMGYDRAVRFMDGPDDPRLRHPHDWYKYGRYGPYHWRGIVVGPPIRGRFSDDRVSLMEEVHDHEEWDRIEQFDMCNQFSHRLNDLADGVGFRYYWVFVRHPRWRPNEKPWEQWTLSAEVAVQAGKEERLDKWSLMGRFGNPTRELITRCAAWTRPDIIYVKRPLYQSRFEPQEDFFKKLRPLVDPATEGNFLFELELDGQVIRTTYFGGLCRIVKANPKAYVDDVVNAYSRLSEADQSRCLEFLLTNHPMELLHPYTKEWKVKLEEMELGCDAPDESDDDVGDDDEIDIVDWIKDDEADDVVDGGYSDYEDEDVVDTNEDLEADEVVENSGDSEKYWDEQWKNAMRSSDKMEKLVKTSIEASNERIEQQMEFEKEMEWKMDRANAMVMEQEQTEEDEEEQETTRSRSAEDGSQSDANTGLFLRAAVRPFTYRNLVKEIVLLRHHIIDGEIV; encoded by the coding sequence aTGCCGCCGGGCGCAGCCCCCACCCTGTTCGGCCTCACACCCCCGCATCACCTCTGCTCCGGCCTCCAATTCCTCCCCCCCaccgcttccgccgccgcctcccccttccGCTGCAGGCCCGTATCTTTCGCTCCGCCGTTCACCAGACCCAGACcccgcgccgcagccgctgccATCCATGCCTCCGCGCCCGCTTCCGATTCCTCATTCCCCTCCTCCCCGACCCCGCCGGCGCGGCCACCAGGCCCACCGGAGCCCCCCTCCACCGTGGCCCACGCAGGccgcagcaagaagaagaagaacccccaggggggtggcggcgggggccgcaTCGAGGGGAGCGGGGACATGCGGCgggaggccaaggcgaaggcgcGCGTCCGCAGCCGCCGGATGGGCGAGAACGCCTTCTACCGCCGCAAGCgccgcgctgcggcggcggcggcctcgggccAGGCGGACACCTTCACCGACGCGGAGCTCGAGATGATCGGGATGGGGTACGACCGCGCCGTCCGCTTCATGGACGGGCCCGACGACCCGCGGCTCCGCCACCCGCACGACTGGTACAAGTACGGCCGCTACGGGCCCTACCACTGGCGCGGCATCGTCGTGGGCCCGCCCATCCGCGGCCGCTTCTCCGACGACCGCGTCTCGCTCATGGAGGAGGTCCACGACCACGAGGAGTGGGACCGCATCGAGCAGTTCGACATGTGCAACCAGTTCTCGCACCGACTCAAcgacctcgccgacggcgtcgggTTCCGGTACTACTGGGTCTTCGTGCGCCACCCCAGGTGGCGCCCCAACGAGAAGCCCTGGGAGCAGTGGACGCTCTCGGCCGAGGTCGCCGTCCAGGCCGGCAAGGAAGAGCGGCTTGATAAGTGGAGCCTTATGGGCAGGTTTGGCAACCCGACGCGCGAGCTCATCACGCGATGTGCGGCCTGGACGCGCCCTGACATCATATACGTCAAGCGGCCGCTGTACCAGTCGCGATTTGAGCCGCAGGAGGATTTCTTCAAGAAGCTTCGCCCGTTGGTTGATCCTGCCACAGAGGGCAATTTCTTGTTTGAACTTGAGCTGGATGGTCAGGTCATTCGAACAACCTACTTTGGTGGTCTCTGCAGGATAGTGAAGGCCAACCCGAAGGCTTATGTTGATGATGTTGTGAATGCTTACTCAAGGCTGAGCGAAGCTGACCAGTCACGATGCCTGGAATTCCTGCTCACAAACCATCCTATGGAGCTCCTGCATCCTTATACCAAGGAGTGGAAGGTGAAACTAGAGGAGATGGAGCTTGGATGTGATGCGCCTGATGAGagtgatgatgatgttggtgaTGACGATGAAATAGACATAGTTGATTGGATCAAGGATGATGAGGCTGATGATGTTGTCGATGGTGGATACAGTGATTATGAGGATGAGGATGTGGTCGATACCAATGAGGATTTAGAAGCAGATGAAGTTGTTGAAAATAGTGGGGACAGTGAAAAGTACTGGGATGAGCAGTGGAAGAACGCCATGAGAAGTTCTGATAAAATGGAGAAGCTGGTCAAGACAAGCATTGAGGCATCAAATGAGCGCATTGAGCAGCAGATGGAATTTGAGAAAGAGATGGAATGGAAAATGGACAGAGCAAATGCAATGGTTATGGAGCAGGAACAaactgaggaagacgaggaggagcaggagaccACAAGGAGCAGAAGTGCAGAGGATGGAAGTCAGAGTGATGCAAACACAGGACTTTTCCTAAGGGCCGCTGTCCGGCCATTCACTTACAGGAATCTTGTGAAGGAAATTGTCCTGTTGAGACACCATATTATTGATGGTGAGATAGTTTAG